The region AGCCACCCGGAACTGCTGCGGTGCTTCACCACGAACCATGACCAGGCGGCGGCGCGCCGGGCCGTTGTGGGCCCGACGCGCCGCCGCTCACCTGCTTGGGCGGGTGTCAGGCGCGGCGGCGGGCGTCGCCCCGGTGGTCGCGGTCGTGGTCGCGGCCCCAGGACTCGTCGTCGATGAAGCGGCCGTGGTCGTTGCGCAGGGTGGCCGTGTCCCGGTCGTTGTTCCACACGTAGTTGCGGCGGTCCTGGTAGAGGTCGGTGCGGGTGTCGCGGCCCTCACCGGTGTGGATACGGACCGTGGCACGGCCGGCCAGGCGGTAGTCGTCGAAGGTGTAGGTGTGCCCCGACTCGTCCTCCAGCGTCCAGCCGTCGAGGTCCACGCCGTTGCGGGTGGTGTTGGTGAGTTCCACCCACTCCTTGTTCAGTGAGCGGTTGGAGCGGTCGTCGCGTCCCGGGGAGTCGTACTGGACAGCGGAGATCTCCACCTTCGGGTGCTGCGGACGCGCGTGGCCGGCAGCGGATGCCGGCAGCGCCGCCACCGAGACCAGAGCACCGGCCGCGAGCGCTCCGGCGGCCAGACGACGGGCGGTGACAGAAGCAGAAGCGGACAAGAAGTCCCCCTGAAGGTGCGGGCGCCACTCCCCCGTAAACGGCCTTCCGGTCGCTGTGGGAGTCGGTGCGGTGTGCGGGTGGCGGCCGGACTGGCCGCACACCCACACTCTGTCCACCCCGTGCAGGAGTTGGGTAGAAAACATGGACTGTGTTACTGGTTACCCATATTCCTGTGACTCTCGACTGCCTCATCCATGTATGCCGCTGATGCCCGAGGTTGACGACCCGACACGATCCCACCCCCGTGCAGGAGTTGGTTCAGTGCCCGCAGCCGTCACACCACGCCACCCCGGCACCGCGGGGGCCGTCACCCGAAAGTGAGTAACAGCCCTGGTGCAGTGTCAAGGAGGTGGGGCGCGGCCAGTCCTGGTGGGCACGTCGGCGCACCGTCTCGTCGGGATGATGGCCGCCCGCAGTGCGGGCCCGCGGTCCAGTCAGTGCCGCGTCTCCCACCACAAGATCAGCAGCGTCACAGCGCCGCTGCCCAGCCTGTAGGCGACGCCCTGCAGGAAGTGGTGGTGGACACCGCGTCCACGACCCCCACTCCATTTCCGCAGGTGAGTACTGATGGACAAGCGCCACCTGTCCACACGGCGTGGGTGCTTCGGATCTGAATTCGCGCTAGGCTCGGACATGCGTTTCCTTGCGTTAGCTTGCGTTCAGGGACACGCGTGAGGAGCCCTCCCAACTCAAAGGCCTGAGAAACCCGTTGGGACGCAGGGCTCCTTTCGCGTTCTCCGGATCCTATCGGCGAGAAGCTGATCGGTGTAGTTGCTCATGCGGGAATGCACTCACCAGACGACACTCTGCCTACACTCTGCCTACCTTCTCGCGCACCAGCGATACACCCACACCGGAAAACTCGCAGCTCACAGGCGTGCGTGTGATCCCGGTCACCATTAAGCAGCAAAGCGGCATTCGCCGGTCTTCCCTCCTGCGAGAAACGCAGGAGCGGGTCTTCCTCCTGCGGAAAACGCAGGAAAACACAAGCTCCAATGCGCTCCAACTTAATCCATTGCATTCCATTGCATCGCGATGAGATGTAATGAAATGGATTACAGAGGGTTACGGCAGGAGTGCCGGGCTTGAGGTCGCCTCGGGAGCCGAGCCTCACGGTCTGCTCCTCGCAGGAATGTGAAACGCCTCGTCCCCGGCAGCTTCAATGCCTGAGCCGAAGCACGATGATTGTCACCGCTGGTCTCCACTGATCTGCGGTTTCGGTTGGGCAAAGCACGCTGGTCACCACCGGATCGGCGGGCTTTCTGTCACCAGGACTGCGCGAAGCACGGTGATGATCACCAGCTCCGGCGCCGGCAGTCTCGTACGGACGAGTGATGGTCCCCGACCCCGGCCGAGTGCGAACCTCAGTTCGTTATGATCCGCATGCCTTATACCGGGGAGGGACCATGGCCGAAGGCCACAGCGACCGAGGCATCAACAACGCGGAATCCTCTGACAATGTCGTGGACGGGCGAACCACAGTTGAACTGGCGTACCGGCCCCAGTCTGCCGACACTCTGGTCGGCCTGCGGGTCCGCGAGCGGATCAAGTGGGCCGGGCTGATACTGCGGGGCGCACTCCTCTTCCTGTCGGTAGGAAACTGGCTGGTCTCCGCCGCCGTCCGCAGCGGTGTCGACGTGTTCTCGACGGCCGTGCTCCTGTCGGTCGTCTTGCTGGTGTGGGGTTACCCGCGGCTGCAAGCCGCCCACGTGCAGCGCCTCGTCGGATGGCAGGGCGAGTACCGCGCCACCGTGTCTCCCGCCGGGATCACATGCCGAACCGAGCACAGCACACTGATCCAGAAGTGGTCCGTCTTCCAGGGGTACCGGGAAACGGCAGGTCACTTCGTCCTGCTCAGCCGGGATCCCAACATCCTGTGCGTCGACGTCCTGCCCAAGCGGGGCGTGCATGAGGCTGGGGGCATCGAGCGGCTACGGGCGATCCTGGACCAGCACACCCCTCGCGTGTGAACAGGTTTCCGCCGTTGTGACAACCATCCCGCTTCGGCTCAGTCGGCGATGCGCTCGGGCTTGTGGTCGGCGTTCAGGAGTGGGCTCTTGTCGCGGTCGATGGCTGTGCCGAAGCTCAGTAGTTGTCAGCGTCGGCGCCGGATAGCCTGCGAAGGGAGTAGATCGAAGCAGTCGGACTGTCATCAGAGAGGCACTGCAGTTGTCACACGAGGTCGATGAGTGGGTCGTACGGGTACCGGCGCGCAGCCTGCCTCGCGAGGAATTCATCGCCATGCTTCGCGAACAGACCCCGGCATGCAGACCTGCCCGTGACGCCTTGATTGCCGGTGGCGCCTTCGATGTCTCGGACGGTCTGGTCCCCGCCAACCGGCACGCGGGTGTGTTCGCGATTCGAGTGCGCACGGCGGCTCGGCGCGGCCACACAATTGAGGGCCTTGCCGCCTCTGTCGACATCCTCCGGCAGGCTGGGGAAGAGCGTGTGCGTACCGGTCGCATTGACTCCGTGGACAGATCGTCCGTGTTCACGATCTTCCTGAACTCTTCAACGACGGAAGTGCTGGCCTGCGCAGGCGGACTCCGGCCCACCCCCCTGCAGGAGCCGACCGAAGCCCCCGAGTGACAGCACGCCTGCCTTGGTGACAACTATCGCGCTTCGGCTCAATGCCGGGGACGAGGCGCTTGTGATGGAGCCCGGGTTACAGCACGATCCGGATGTGCTCCATGTCGGTGAACTCCACGCCCAGGCCGGCCGCCCGGGTGTTGTTGTTCCGGAAGTACATTTCCGCGAGTCCTTCGGCCGCGATGCGCTGGAGCTGCTGCTCGGTGGCGCCGGCGTCGCGGGCCTCGAAGAGGCGGTCGGCCCAGCGCGGTGGGAGGGCCTGGGTGATGTCGCGGATCCGGGCGTCGTCGGTCGTGCCGGGGGCGGCGGTGAAGCCGAAGCGGGCCCGTGTGGTGACGACCAGGCCGTCGGTGCTCGCGGCCTTCTTCTTGGCCTTCGCCCGGATCTGCGGCTGCCACCGCTTCTTGACCTCACGCTCGATGCGCTCGCGCAGGTCGTGGCGGGGCCGCTTGAACTTGCCCGCGACGTACCGCTCCACGGTGCGCTGGGAGATCCCGAGTGCCTGGGCGGCGGCCTTGGTGCCCTTGTGCTGTTTGACCAGGTACTTCATTTGCGCCTGGGCGCTCTGCGGGATGCGGCGGGTGAACGCCGTCTCCAGCGCATGGTCCAGGCTGTCCGCGAGCGAGTCGACCATCGGTTACTCCCCTTCTCCGGCGGTCGGGTCGTTCTTGATGAGGTTGGCGATGTTGAACACGCCGCCGTGTTCCTCGAACAACTGCTCTGCCCACAGGACGGTCTGGGTGCCCTGGTGTTTGACCATCCCCGGCGAGACACCGAGCCGGAACGTGCCCGGCGCCGGCTTGCCCTCGGGTGTGTGGGGCAGGACGTCCAGCGGGGACGGGCCGGGCGAGGGGTAGACGATCGCGTCGGTGCCGATGGAGACCGGGTACAGGTCGGCGGCGGCCGCCGTCTTCATCAGCTTGCGGTGCAGGCCCACGCGCTGGTTCGCCAGCACGGCGGCCCGGATGTCGGGGCGCCACGTCTCCCGCTTCAGCGCCGGGTATTCCTCGTAGTACGGCACCTGGCCCCGGCTGCGCTGGCGCAGCTTGCCGATGCCGCCCTTCGCCGTCGCTTTGATCGCGGTCGCCAGCAGGTTCATGGTCGGGTCGACGCTCTTGGAGCGGTTCATCGCGTCCAGGAACTCCTGGCCCGTCAGGTCGGTGGTGACGCCCAGGTCGGCCATGGTCGTGATGTAGGCGTCGCGCAGGCGTTTGTACCAGGCGTCCAGGTAGCGGCCGGTCCGGGTGCGCACGTGCGCCTCGATCGGCGTGACGTCGAAGCCGAGTTCCACCGCGTAGGCGACGGTGGGGGTGGCGTACCAGGCCGGGCCCTGGGGCCGGTCGCCCTTCGGCGTGAACGGGCTCGGGAGCCGGTCGCCGTCGACGGTGCGTCCGTTGACCGGTACGCGGGACAGGTCGACGTGGCTCAGGTCGACCAGCCACGAGCCGGGCAGTGCCGCGTCGAACTTCGGGTTGTTCTCCAGGTGGGTCGGCCCGTTCAGCCCGACCGTGATTCCGTTCGCGGCTGCGGCGAACGACATGTTGATGTCGACCGTGACCAGGAACTGGTTCACGCACTCCTCATCGGTGAGCGGTCGGCACCAGTCGTAGGGCTCCTCCATCAGCATCTGGTCCGGGGTGCGCAGGTGGTGACGGGTGAACTTGTCCTTGAGGACCGGGTGTTCGTCGGGGACCTCGCACTCCACCGCGGGATACAAGGCGGTGAGCGCGTCGTCGTTGAAGGCCCGCTTGAA is a window of Streptomyces sp. B21-083 DNA encoding:
- a CDS encoding lamin tail domain-containing protein, with amino-acid sequence MSASASVTARRLAAGALAAGALVSVAALPASAAGHARPQHPKVEISAVQYDSPGRDDRSNRSLNKEWVELTNTTRNGVDLDGWTLEDESGHTYTFDDYRLAGRATVRIHTGEGRDTRTDLYQDRRNYVWNNDRDTATLRNDHGRFIDDESWGRDHDRDHRGDARRRA
- a CDS encoding YcxB family protein; this translates as MAEGHSDRGINNAESSDNVVDGRTTVELAYRPQSADTLVGLRVRERIKWAGLILRGALLFLSVGNWLVSAAVRSGVDVFSTAVLLSVVLLVWGYPRLQAAHVQRLVGWQGEYRATVSPAGITCRTEHSTLIQKWSVFQGYRETAGHFVLLSRDPNILCVDVLPKRGVHEAGGIERLRAILDQHTPRV
- the tpg gene encoding telomere-protecting terminal protein Tpg; translated protein: MVDSLADSLDHALETAFTRRIPQSAQAQMKYLVKQHKGTKAAAQALGISQRTVERYVAGKFKRPRHDLRERIEREVKKRWQPQIRAKAKKKAASTDGLVVTTRARFGFTAAPGTTDDARIRDITQALPPRWADRLFEARDAGATEQQLQRIAAEGLAEMYFRNNNTRAAGLGVEFTDMEHIRIVL
- the tap gene encoding telomere-associated protein Tap, producing the protein MSAENELFSAVDALLEQVAQDDLPDPAERKRLREAAGLSQAQIATALDARREAVGNWETGKTEPRPPKRAAYARLLEGLAARFPAPATDVPADAPAPVVPEAFTGPPSELVPVPAAVPPSRLTTEASGTAGPAPSSRRPGAKKAAKKPTTVDPRFENGPLAVIDCEEGQVSAYCVGGLVLDVPAKSIPALVDWTLIEARLGQARLHRNGRDADPILVLTPAALERYGLPAALSEEERNAGRIPAGHKVVKQIERAGLQLTQRGFGPWARVFREPEGSRRRCVQLCILSWNALDAREWDKKDDPQLPTMHPADLARYLGLYADRVMTPRGTTSTTGLELMVALRPPTRAEKDPTTGEFKRAFNDDALTALYPAVECEVPDEHPVLKDKFTRHHLRTPDQMLMEEPYDWCRPLTDEECVNQFLVTVDINMSFAAAANGITVGLNGPTHLENNPKFDAALPGSWLVDLSHVDLSRVPVNGRTVDGDRLPSPFTPKGDRPQGPAWYATPTVAYAVELGFDVTPIEAHVRTRTGRYLDAWYKRLRDAYITTMADLGVTTDLTGQEFLDAMNRSKSVDPTMNLLATAIKATAKGGIGKLRQRSRGQVPYYEEYPALKRETWRPDIRAAVLANQRVGLHRKLMKTAAAADLYPVSIGTDAIVYPSPGPSPLDVLPHTPEGKPAPGTFRLGVSPGMVKHQGTQTVLWAEQLFEEHGGVFNIANLIKNDPTAGEGE